The Haloplanus salinarum genome includes a region encoding these proteins:
- a CDS encoding GAF domain-containing protein, which yields MRVLCVDPDTDAGRATGAAIRDAGIDATVCGTLREAREALDDTVDGVVTEYDLPDGTGLELVDAARDVVPDATCVLFTDAVFDDLDTAALGTTVVEYVDKGSPDAHDELVDLLTFSIDNRSQTAYPLPPNEEARLDAIERYVSDPDALDASLERLTTVAAALFDVEAATVGFIEARQERFVACHGTDVDSLDREDTVCTYAILDDGVMVIPDTHDDPRFDTNDALDDAEIRFYAGAPLRTDEGEAIGVFCLFDPEPRTFDAADRELLSTLADEVMANLELRRRLRAATGEGDE from the coding sequence ATGAGGGTCCTGTGTGTCGACCCGGACACCGACGCGGGACGCGCCACGGGGGCCGCCATCCGTGACGCCGGTATCGACGCCACGGTCTGTGGTACTCTCCGCGAGGCCCGCGAGGCGCTCGACGACACCGTCGACGGCGTCGTCACCGAGTACGACCTTCCCGACGGGACCGGCCTCGAACTCGTCGACGCGGCCCGCGACGTCGTCCCCGACGCGACGTGTGTCCTCTTCACCGACGCGGTCTTCGACGACCTGGACACGGCCGCACTCGGGACCACCGTCGTCGAGTACGTCGACAAGGGATCGCCGGACGCCCACGACGAACTGGTCGACCTGCTCACGTTCAGCATCGACAACCGAAGCCAGACGGCCTACCCCCTGCCCCCGAACGAGGAGGCCCGTCTCGACGCCATCGAGCGGTACGTGTCCGACCCGGACGCCCTGGACGCGTCGCTCGAACGACTCACGACCGTCGCCGCGGCGCTGTTCGACGTCGAGGCGGCCACGGTCGGATTCATCGAGGCCCGACAGGAACGGTTCGTCGCCTGTCACGGCACCGACGTCGACAGCCTGGACCGCGAGGACACCGTCTGTACCTACGCCATCCTCGACGATGGGGTGATGGTGATCCCCGATACGCACGACGACCCGCGGTTCGACACGAACGACGCCCTTGACGACGCCGAGATCCGGTTTTACGCCGGTGCACCCCTCCGGACCGACGAGGGGGAGGCCATCGGCGTCTTCTGTCTGTTCGATCCGGAACCGCGCACCTTCGACGCGGCGGACCGGGAGTTGCTGTCGACGCTCGCCGACGAGGTGATGGCGAACCTCGAACTCAGACGGCGTCTCCGCGCGGCGACGGGTGAGGGCGATGAGTGA
- a CDS encoding YIP1 family protein has protein sequence MTTWVENPRGGRDRGPRGVARAWAEVLVRPRRFFSHGVAPGDQAPGLVFAVVMAVAYALGLALLDPGRFPAAGPLRAAVAVLLVAVLVAPAVLHLLAALQTLALMATVRDRAGVSETVQVIAYATAPCPLAAAPVPGLRVACCLYGAALLVVGLAVVHDTSTGRATLASALPAALLFGYGFGGFDALHALLRAWYII, from the coding sequence GTGACGACGTGGGTCGAGAACCCCCGCGGTGGCCGGGACCGCGGACCGCGCGGCGTCGCCCGCGCGTGGGCGGAGGTGTTGGTTCGCCCCCGACGGTTCTTCAGTCACGGGGTGGCGCCCGGCGACCAGGCGCCCGGCCTCGTGTTCGCCGTCGTGATGGCGGTGGCGTACGCGCTCGGCCTCGCCCTGCTCGATCCGGGCCGGTTCCCGGCGGCCGGGCCGCTCCGGGCCGCCGTGGCCGTCCTCCTCGTGGCCGTGCTCGTCGCGCCCGCCGTCCTCCACCTCCTGGCGGCGCTCCAGACCCTCGCGCTGATGGCGACGGTCCGGGACCGGGCGGGCGTGAGCGAGACGGTCCAAGTCATCGCCTACGCGACGGCGCCCTGTCCGCTGGCGGCGGCGCCCGTCCCCGGGCTCCGGGTCGCGTGCTGTCTCTACGGGGCGGCGCTGCTCGTCGTCGGCCTCGCCGTCGTCCACGACACCTCGACCGGCCGGGCCACCCTCGCGAGCGCACTTCCCGCCGCTCTCCTCTTCGGCTACGGCTTCGGCGGGTTCGACGCGCTCCACGCCCTCTTGCGGGCCTGGTACATCATCTAA
- the fabG gene encoding 3-oxoacyl-[acyl-carrier-protein] reductase, translating to MSETAQRLEPLDPRPLDGRTCLVTGASRGIGRAIAYELARAGGEVVVNYRSSDDEARAVVDRIEEVGETAMCAQGDVSDPVDVEAMAANVHDELGSVDVLVNNAGITIDRKFEKMTHDDWQQVIDVNLGGTFNCTKAFFEDIRDADHGRLINISSVVGQQGNYGQANYAASKGGLFAFTRTLALELASHGSTANCVAPGFVKTDMLEKVPERVQDNIREKIPLDRFADPEDIVGMVRFLASDHANYMTGQVLGVNGGLEW from the coding sequence ATGTCCGAAACGGCTCAACGGTTGGAACCGCTCGATCCGCGCCCCCTCGACGGGCGAACCTGTCTCGTCACCGGTGCCTCCCGGGGGATCGGTCGGGCCATCGCGTACGAACTCGCACGGGCGGGTGGCGAAGTCGTCGTGAACTACCGGAGTTCCGACGACGAGGCACGGGCGGTCGTGGATCGGATCGAAGAGGTAGGCGAGACGGCGATGTGTGCACAGGGCGACGTCTCCGACCCGGTCGACGTCGAGGCGATGGCCGCGAACGTCCACGACGAACTCGGCTCGGTCGACGTCCTCGTCAACAACGCCGGCATCACCATCGACCGGAAGTTCGAGAAGATGACCCACGACGACTGGCAGCAGGTGATCGACGTCAACCTCGGCGGGACGTTCAACTGCACCAAAGCCTTCTTCGAGGATATCCGCGACGCGGACCACGGGCGCCTGATCAACATCTCCAGCGTCGTCGGCCAGCAGGGGAACTACGGGCAGGCGAACTACGCCGCCTCGAAGGGCGGCCTGTTCGCGTTCACGCGGACGCTCGCGCTCGAACTCGCCTCCCACGGCTCGACGGCCAACTGCGTCGCGCCCGGGTTCGTCAAGACGGACATGCTGGAGAAGGTGCCCGAACGCGTCCAGGACAACATCCGGGAGAAGATCCCGCTGGACCGCTTCGCCGACCCCGAGGACATCGTGGGCATGGTCCGCTTTCTCGCCAGCGACCACGCGAACTACATGACCGGGCAGGTCCTGGGGGTCAACGGCGGACTGGAGTGGTGA
- a CDS encoding DUF7504 family protein, with the protein MSEYRFEGLPLDPVRGGTSILVAGPAHGGTRELAYRMLVGGDEEGVIVLTTNTTAADIAAECETVGIEATPDRMGIVDCLDSDESGVPARVLTVSSAQDLTGIGMRYSKLYREFHEEGIEAVRTGLFSISTVLSLTELQTVSRFVHTLVGRVSKVDGLGVFLVDPAMHDERELRTISQFCDGRIDVREGPELRSQGFLDGDSEWIPFDTLAE; encoded by the coding sequence ATGAGTGAGTACCGCTTCGAGGGGTTGCCGCTCGACCCCGTCCGCGGCGGGACGAGCATCCTCGTCGCCGGGCCGGCACACGGCGGGACCAGGGAACTGGCCTACCGGATGCTGGTCGGCGGCGACGAGGAGGGCGTCATCGTCCTGACGACGAACACGACGGCGGCCGACATCGCGGCCGAGTGCGAGACGGTCGGCATCGAGGCGACACCCGACCGGATGGGCATCGTCGACTGTCTGGACAGCGACGAGAGCGGCGTCCCCGCCCGGGTGCTGACGGTGTCGAGCGCACAGGACCTGACGGGCATCGGAATGCGCTACTCCAAACTCTACCGGGAGTTCCACGAGGAGGGGATCGAGGCCGTCCGGACCGGACTGTTCTCGATTTCGACCGTCCTGTCGCTGACGGAACTCCAGACCGTCTCCCGGTTCGTCCACACCCTCGTCGGCCGGGTGAGCAAGGTCGACGGCCTCGGCGTGTTCCTCGTCGATCCGGCGATGCACGACGAACGCGAACTCAGGACCATCTCGCAGTTCTGTGACGGCCGGATCGACGTGCGCGAGGGGCCGGAACTCCGGTCGCAGGGCTTTCTCGACGGCGACTCCGAGTGGATCCCGTTCGACACCCTGGCGGAGTGA
- a CDS encoding DHH family phosphoesterase, with product MDWITHEEDVWFDFRGSAPDQLVSERYYKGTVDGFADFGVFVDLSPGVTGLLHRSELDRRLESLDWEPGDTVFVQVKNVRDNGNVDLAWSKRQSGGEFRGARIHDPEGDADGDPIDESTADEDEDAGPVRKRPTPTTDEDEDEDSEDDAESERDAGSSTTETPSGSEQEPTPQTNGRQAVAGTGTPDRVDVSSLDDRVGETVRLEGEIVGVRQTSGPTVFELRDGTGVVDCAAFVEAGVRAYPDAEVGSVVRLDGEVERRYDELQVETEELTILTDDEAATVEERLADALTAEARPDAVASLVEHDAVDAVAESLQDAAETIRRAVLESRPVVVRHVASADGYVAGAAIERAVLPLIREEHAAADAEYHYFTRRPLEGSVYDMDDATNDVTRMLQDRDRHDEKLPLVLLVGTGSTVESSDGLGLLGIYGARRVVVDAEVADAAVADDCDAIVNPGLAGAAAADLSTGALAATLAATVNPEVRDGIAHLPAVSYWGDAPESALDLAAEAGYDADRTRELREAIALEAYYQSYEDKRELITDLLFDDAGGLAGHISEQFRQKLDAEVDTATANIDRRETDGVTVDVLDTDAYTHRFDFPPTSLLLDELHRRRDDDARLIVGVGTDELYLRSDADLDLRGVAGDAADSAPDAGIVAASVRDGRLEFLSGRRDAAVDAVVDAAVDRL from the coding sequence ATGGATTGGATCACCCACGAAGAGGACGTCTGGTTTGATTTCCGCGGCTCCGCCCCGGACCAACTCGTCTCGGAACGGTACTACAAGGGAACGGTCGACGGCTTCGCCGACTTCGGCGTGTTCGTCGACCTCTCGCCCGGCGTGACCGGGCTGCTCCACCGGAGCGAGCTGGACCGCCGACTCGAGAGTCTGGACTGGGAGCCGGGCGACACCGTGTTCGTCCAGGTGAAGAACGTCCGCGACAACGGCAACGTCGACCTCGCGTGGTCGAAACGACAGTCCGGCGGCGAGTTCCGCGGCGCCCGGATTCACGACCCCGAGGGCGACGCCGACGGCGACCCCATCGACGAGTCGACCGCCGACGAGGACGAGGACGCCGGCCCGGTCCGGAAGCGGCCGACTCCGACCACCGACGAGGACGAGGACGAAGACAGCGAGGACGACGCCGAAAGCGAGCGGGACGCGGGATCGTCGACGACGGAGACCCCGTCGGGGTCAGAACAGGAACCCACCCCCCAGACGAACGGCCGCCAGGCCGTCGCGGGGACGGGCACCCCCGACCGTGTCGACGTGTCGTCGCTCGACGACCGCGTCGGCGAGACGGTTCGCCTCGAAGGCGAGATCGTCGGCGTCCGCCAGACCAGCGGTCCGACGGTGTTCGAGCTTCGCGACGGCACCGGCGTCGTCGACTGTGCGGCCTTCGTCGAGGCCGGCGTCCGCGCTTACCCCGACGCCGAGGTCGGCAGCGTCGTTCGCCTCGACGGCGAGGTCGAGCGTCGCTACGACGAACTCCAGGTCGAGACCGAGGAGCTCACGATCCTGACCGACGACGAGGCGGCGACGGTCGAGGAGCGCCTCGCCGACGCGCTGACGGCCGAGGCCCGACCGGACGCGGTCGCCTCGCTGGTCGAGCACGACGCCGTCGACGCCGTGGCCGAGTCCCTGCAGGACGCCGCGGAGACGATCCGCCGGGCCGTCCTCGAGTCCCGTCCCGTGGTCGTTCGCCACGTCGCGTCGGCCGACGGCTACGTCGCCGGCGCGGCCATCGAGCGGGCGGTCCTCCCGCTGATCCGTGAGGAGCACGCCGCCGCCGACGCCGAGTACCACTACTTCACTCGGCGGCCGCTGGAGGGCTCCGTCTACGACATGGACGACGCCACCAACGACGTGACCCGGATGCTCCAGGACCGCGACCGACACGACGAGAAACTCCCGCTGGTCCTGCTGGTCGGCACGGGGAGCACGGTCGAATCCAGCGACGGGCTGGGCCTGCTCGGCATCTACGGCGCCCGACGGGTCGTCGTCGACGCCGAGGTGGCCGACGCCGCCGTCGCCGACGACTGCGACGCCATCGTCAACCCCGGCCTCGCCGGGGCGGCCGCCGCCGACCTCTCGACGGGCGCGCTCGCCGCCACCCTCGCCGCGACAGTCAACCCCGAGGTCCGCGACGGCATCGCTCACCTCCCGGCCGTCTCCTACTGGGGCGACGCTCCCGAGAGCGCCCTCGACCTCGCCGCCGAGGCCGGCTACGACGCCGACCGCACGCGCGAACTCCGCGAGGCCATCGCGCTGGAGGCGTACTACCAGTCCTACGAGGACAAGCGCGAACTCATCACGGACCTGCTGTTCGACGACGCGGGCGGCCTCGCCGGCCACATCAGCGAGCAGTTCCGCCAGAAGCTCGACGCCGAGGTCGACACCGCCACGGCCAACATCGACCGCCGCGAGACGGACGGCGTCACCGTCGACGTCCTCGACACCGACGCCTACACCCACCGGTTCGACTTCCCGCCGACGAGCCTCCTGCTCGACGAACTCCACCGTCGCCGCGACGACGACGCACGCCTGATCGTCGGCGTCGGCACGGACGAACTCTACCTGCGGAGCGACGCCGACCTTGACCTGCGGGGCGTCGCCGGCGACGCCGCGGACAGTGCGCCCGACGCGGGCATCGTCGCCGCGAGCGTCCGCGACGGCCGCCTCGAATTCCTCTCGGGTCGCCGCGACGCCGCGGTCGACGCCGTCGTCGACGCCGCGGTCGACCGGCTCTGA
- a CDS encoding PAS domain-containing protein, giving the protein MSESGDEIRVLHVDDDPDVADLTAISLERQDERFVVETAHDTGTALDRLDDGVDCVVSDYEMPDGTGIELLETVRDRYPDLPFVLFTGKGSESVASEAISAGVTDYLQKGAHADGYAILANRIDNAVDRYRVDRERRRHLDAIETAQEGIAILDDGEFVYVNEAYASLYGYDPDDLVGEGWERIYPDDETEMIREEVLPTVRAEGKWHGETTGLRADGSTFVEDHRLATTDRGELICSVRDVSDRRERTRQFEAVFDNAYTFVGLLDPDGTVREANRTALEFGGVDRETVVGKPLWETCWFATGERARATVREAVRQARSGDLFRDEVRVQGTDREAIIDFSVRPITDERGEVTSLVPEGREITERKRRERELQRSERRLEAVFEDPKMLVGVLSTDGRLRKANRTAMELLDADHEDVVGVPFPETPWWPEESRADVREWIERAADGEYVEFEADHVDSGTENRSVSGTIRPVTDESGTVVSLIVSARDITERREHERALSRRNERLDEFASVVSHDLRNPLNVASGHLAVARREVESDHLDETAHALERMDDLIEDLLTLAKTDDRVGDFETVDLAAAARDCWRNVSSPDTSLHVEAEGAIRADRSQLQQLFENLFRNSVEHGSTSSRTQSGDTVEHGSTNGRSETDDGSTNVTVGELPGGFYVADDGPGIPEEERERVFESGYSTSTDGTGFGLSIVSKIVETHDWTVDVVESDGGGTRVEITGVTRPSERQSAA; this is encoded by the coding sequence ATGTCAGAGTCGGGTGACGAAATCCGCGTGCTGCACGTCGACGACGACCCGGACGTGGCCGATCTGACGGCGATTTCCCTCGAACGCCAGGACGAGCGGTTCGTGGTCGAGACGGCCCACGACACGGGGACGGCTCTCGACCGCCTCGACGACGGGGTCGACTGTGTGGTCTCGGACTACGAGATGCCGGATGGGACCGGGATCGAGCTCCTCGAAACCGTCCGCGACCGCTACCCCGACCTGCCGTTCGTCCTGTTCACCGGGAAGGGGAGCGAGTCGGTCGCCAGCGAAGCCATCTCCGCGGGCGTCACCGACTACCTCCAGAAGGGCGCCCACGCCGACGGCTACGCCATCCTGGCGAACCGGATCGACAACGCCGTCGATCGGTACCGAGTCGACCGGGAGCGACGCCGGCACCTGGACGCCATCGAGACGGCACAGGAAGGCATCGCTATCCTGGACGACGGGGAGTTCGTCTACGTCAACGAGGCGTACGCGTCGCTGTACGGGTACGACCCGGACGACCTGGTGGGGGAGGGATGGGAGCGGATCTACCCCGACGACGAGACGGAGATGATCCGCGAGGAGGTGCTCCCGACGGTCAGGGCGGAGGGGAAGTGGCACGGCGAGACCACGGGACTCCGGGCCGACGGCAGCACGTTCGTCGAGGACCATCGCCTCGCCACGACGGACAGGGGGGAGTTGATCTGCTCCGTCCGGGACGTGAGCGACCGGCGGGAGCGAACCCGGCAGTTCGAGGCCGTCTTCGACAACGCCTACACCTTCGTCGGCCTCCTCGACCCCGACGGGACGGTCCGGGAGGCCAACCGGACGGCCCTGGAGTTCGGCGGCGTCGACCGCGAGACGGTCGTGGGCAAGCCACTCTGGGAAACGTGCTGGTTCGCGACGGGCGAACGGGCCCGAGCGACGGTCCGCGAGGCGGTGCGGCAGGCTCGCTCCGGCGACCTGTTCCGCGACGAGGTCCGCGTCCAGGGAACGGACCGCGAGGCGATCATCGACTTCTCGGTTCGCCCGATCACCGACGAGCGTGGCGAGGTGACCTCGCTCGTCCCCGAGGGCCGAGAGATCACGGAGCGCAAGCGACGCGAACGGGAGCTCCAGCGGAGCGAACGGCGCCTCGAAGCCGTCTTCGAGGACCCCAAGATGCTCGTCGGGGTGCTCTCCACGGACGGCCGACTGCGCAAGGCGAACCGGACGGCGATGGAGCTGCTCGACGCGGACCACGAGGACGTGGTCGGCGTCCCGTTCCCGGAGACGCCGTGGTGGCCCGAGGAGAGCCGTGCGGACGTCCGGGAGTGGATCGAGCGCGCCGCCGACGGGGAGTACGTCGAGTTCGAGGCCGACCACGTCGACTCCGGGACCGAGAACCGGAGCGTGAGCGGGACGATCCGTCCGGTCACCGACGAGTCGGGGACGGTCGTCTCGCTCATCGTCTCGGCACGGGACATCACCGAACGGCGGGAACACGAGCGGGCGCTCAGCCGCCGGAACGAGCGGCTCGACGAGTTCGCGAGCGTCGTCTCCCACGACCTCCGAAACCCGCTGAACGTCGCCAGCGGCCACCTAGCCGTGGCTCGACGGGAGGTCGAGAGCGACCACCTCGACGAGACGGCCCACGCGCTGGAGCGGATGGACGACCTGATCGAGGACCTACTGACGCTCGCGAAGACGGACGACCGGGTGGGCGACTTCGAGACGGTCGACCTCGCGGCGGCGGCGCGGGACTGCTGGCGAAACGTCTCGTCGCCGGACACGAGCCTCCACGTCGAGGCGGAGGGGGCGATCCGCGCGGACCGGAGCCAACTCCAGCAGCTCTTCGAGAACCTGTTTCGGAACAGCGTGGAGCACGGCTCCACGAGCAGCCGGACGCAGTCCGGCGACACCGTCGAACACGGTTCGACGAACGGCCGGTCGGAGACCGACGACGGATCGACGAACGTCACCGTCGGCGAGCTGCCCGGCGGGTTCTACGTCGCCGACGACGGACCGGGGATTCCGGAGGAGGAGCGAGAGCGGGTCTTCGAGAGCGGTTACTCCACGTCGACCGACGGGACGGGCTTCGGCCTCTCGATCGTGTCGAAGATCGTCGAGACCCACGACTGGACGGTCGACGTCGTCGAGAGCGACGGCGGCGGAACGAGGGTCGAGATCACCGGCGTCACGCGTCCGAGCGAGCGCCAGTCGGCGGCGTGA
- a CDS encoding tRNA uridine(34) 5-carboxymethylaminomethyl modification radical SAM/GNAT enzyme Elp3, with protein MTDSVGVDAPSEAFDRVCADLVERILDGDLERDDLESAKLDACSEHGAAKVPKNAHILQYAPEERRDEVQAVVRRKPVRTASGVSPVAIMTSPHMCPHGKCLYCPGGPASEFGSAQSYTGHEPAAARGEQNDYDPYGQVTLRLEQLRHIGHPVDKVELILMGGTMTARSHDYQEWFVKRALEALNDYDVDATPNPAEGRSFAEDDPDFRYLADVIAENETADVRNVGTTFETKPDWCGPEQIDRMLRLGGTKVEVGVQTTYERINREMHRGHGVQASIDANRRLRDAAFKVGFHMMPGQPGMTEAMCLEDFRQLFEDPRWRPDYLKIYPTLVVRGTRTYDMWRRDDFEPLDNDTAADLVAEVMDLIPEYTRLQRVQRDIPADHIDAGVWKSNLRQLATQRAEERGITPRDIRAREVGHNDADPDPERVELQTLTYEAGGGTEHFLSFEDPAADLLIGFCRLRFPNDPVRPELDDAALVRELHVYGSEAGIRDEGDGDWQHRGYGRRLLERAEELAAEAGYDKVSVISGIGVRRYYRDKLGYHQDGPYVSKTLGRDAAVR; from the coding sequence ATGACCGACAGCGTTGGCGTCGACGCCCCGAGCGAGGCGTTCGACCGGGTGTGTGCGGACCTCGTCGAGCGCATCCTCGACGGCGACCTCGAGCGCGACGACCTCGAGTCGGCGAAGCTCGACGCCTGTTCCGAACACGGCGCCGCGAAGGTGCCGAAGAACGCCCACATCCTCCAGTACGCGCCCGAGGAGCGACGCGACGAGGTGCAGGCGGTCGTCCGCCGCAAGCCCGTCCGCACCGCCTCCGGCGTCTCGCCCGTCGCGATCATGACCTCGCCGCACATGTGCCCCCACGGGAAGTGCCTCTACTGTCCCGGCGGCCCCGCCTCCGAGTTCGGGAGCGCCCAGAGCTACACGGGCCACGAACCGGCCGCGGCGCGGGGCGAACAGAACGACTACGACCCGTACGGACAGGTGACCCTTCGGCTCGAACAGCTCAGACACATCGGTCACCCGGTCGACAAGGTCGAACTCATCCTGATGGGCGGAACGATGACCGCCCGGAGCCACGACTACCAGGAGTGGTTCGTCAAGCGGGCGCTGGAGGCGCTGAACGACTACGACGTCGACGCGACACCGAACCCCGCGGAGGGGCGGAGCTTCGCGGAGGACGACCCCGACTTTCGATACCTGGCGGACGTCATCGCCGAGAACGAGACGGCCGACGTGCGCAACGTCGGCACCACCTTCGAGACCAAGCCCGACTGGTGTGGCCCCGAACAGATCGACCGGATGCTCCGACTCGGGGGCACGAAGGTGGAGGTGGGCGTCCAGACCACCTACGAGCGGATCAACCGCGAGATGCACCGCGGCCACGGCGTGCAGGCTTCCATCGACGCCAACCGTCGCCTGCGCGACGCCGCGTTCAAGGTCGGGTTCCACATGATGCCGGGCCAGCCGGGCATGACCGAGGCGATGTGTCTGGAGGACTTCCGACAGCTCTTCGAGGACCCGCGCTGGCGCCCCGACTACCTGAAGATCTACCCCACGTTGGTCGTCCGCGGCACCCGCACGTACGACATGTGGCGCCGCGACGACTTCGAGCCACTGGACAACGACACGGCCGCGGACCTCGTCGCCGAGGTGATGGATCTGATCCCCGAATACACTCGCCTCCAGCGGGTCCAGCGGGACATCCCCGCCGACCACATCGACGCCGGCGTCTGGAAATCGAACCTCCGACAGCTGGCGACCCAGCGGGCCGAAGAGCGGGGCATCACGCCACGGGACATCCGCGCCCGCGAGGTCGGACACAACGACGCCGACCCGGATCCGGAGCGGGTGGAACTCCAAACGCTGACCTACGAGGCCGGCGGCGGGACCGAACACTTCCTCAGCTTCGAGGACCCCGCAGCGGACCTGCTGATCGGCTTCTGCCGCCTGCGCTTCCCGAACGACCCGGTGCGGCCAGAACTCGACGACGCCGCCCTCGTGCGCGAACTCCACGTCTACGGGAGCGAGGCGGGCATCCGCGACGAGGGGGACGGCGACTGGCAACACCGCGGCTACGGCCGCCGACTCCTCGAACGCGCCGAGGAACTGGCCGCCGAGGCCGGCTACGACAAGGTGAGCGTCATCAGCGGCATCGGCGTTCGCCGCTACTACCGCGACAAGCTCGGCTACCACCAGGACGGGCCGTACGTCTCGAAGACGCTCGGCCGGGACGCCGCGGTCAGATAG
- a CDS encoding NADPH-dependent FMN reductase, with translation MVTVAAVPGSLRTESYTRLALDRALDAAEATGADTELLDLRAFDLPPLDPDVDGQGDAAAFTRRVREADAVLLGSPMYHGSYSGVLKNALDHCGFDEFEGKTVGLLGVAGGAFPITTLEHLRSVCRALDAWVLPHQAAIPRASAAFEDGRLVDDTLAARVDTLGRRIVEYATIEPDPSTFESNQNVGG, from the coding sequence ATGGTCACCGTCGCCGCAGTCCCCGGTAGCCTCCGGACGGAGAGCTACACCCGGCTCGCGCTCGACCGTGCCCTCGACGCCGCCGAGGCGACCGGCGCCGACACCGAACTACTCGACCTTCGGGCCTTCGACCTCCCGCCGTTGGACCCCGACGTCGACGGCCAGGGCGACGCCGCCGCGTTCACCCGTCGCGTCCGCGAGGCGGACGCCGTGTTGCTCGGCTCGCCCATGTATCACGGCTCGTACTCCGGCGTGTTGAAAAACGCCCTCGATCACTGCGGGTTCGACGAGTTCGAGGGCAAGACGGTCGGCCTCCTCGGCGTCGCGGGCGGTGCCTTCCCGATCACGACGCTCGAACATCTACGGTCGGTGTGTCGCGCGCTCGACGCGTGGGTGCTCCCGCACCAGGCGGCCATCCCGCGGGCGTCGGCGGCGTTCGAGGACGGTCGGCTCGTGGACGACACGTTGGCGGCGCGGGTCGACACCCTCGGCCGACGGATCGTCGAGTACGCCACCATCGAACCCGATCCGTCGACCTTCGAGAGCAACCAGAACGTCGGTGGGTGA